The Maridesulfovibrio salexigens DSM 2638 region ATATGACAATCGGGACTTATGGCCCATCAAACACATCATATAATCTTGAAAAATTAACCATCGATTTCAAAAGCAATATAAATATCGATATAACCCCTGATGACCTTACGCAATTCAGAAAGTTGGCTCGATGCAGGGTTGACGCGGTTTACTCGAACAGGGATGTCGGGCTTGCGGCAATTAAAAGGTTAAATCTAAACAACATAGCCTACGCAGGAACTGAAAAAAGCCTTAATTATTACATAGTATTTTCCAAAACACACACACCTTCCGTGCTTGTAAGAAAATTCAATCTCAGCCTGTCCCTAATGAAAGAATCAGGAAGGTTACAGCAGATTCTGCTCAAGTATAACCTTAAAGCAGCCTATTGATGCCCCAGCACAAAGCGCTCAATTTCATCAATACGCTTTATATAATCTTTTGTGTAAAGCGGTCCGTTAGCTGTAAACGAAACAGCAGCATTACGATGAACCTGACACCAGTGGGCCAAAACCGGATTGGGCCAGATACGGGAATATGTTTTGATCATATGCAATGTATTGTGGCAGACCGGGGTAAATTCTGCGGTACGGGACAATAGCTCTGTGTAATCTTTTCCAAGATCTAGAAAAAAAGATCCAACTGCTCGTGCACACTGATAATTTGCCCCGGAAGATAGCATCTCGATAAGTTTGTCCTCAGGAAACTTTTCCGGCTGCCACGGACGCAGCCATTCATCAGGAACAACCTCTTCTTCGGAGTATTCTATACGCCCTTCTTTCAGGAATTGTTCTACCTTGCCTGCCAACACGGGCCACATGGAACCGATATGTTCAACATCACGGCTGGCGTGCAGCCCTGTAATAGAATTATTTTCCTCGGTAATCTTGAACTTGAGGAATGGACAGTGGGCTTCGATCTTTTTCTCTGACCCAGCCCATATTCCTGCAAAAATACGATCCAACTCAATAATATTAAGATTATCAATCTCACTTTCCCAGCTCTTAAGAACTGGTCTGGCTGTCCGCCAAAGGTCAGTCCATCCATCAAGATAGGAATAAGGATCGGGACCGAAAGCCGGATAATGGGAAAGACGTGAAACGACAATAATAGGAACCTTAGGAAAACGATCACGAAGATTGCCGAGCATCTCCCGGTAACGATTCAGGTAACTGCCCGGTCTTGCCTGCACCATACCGCAACTGCCTTTCATCCATGCTTCGAATTCAGGGTGCTCATTCCACGCCTCAGGGTTAACGAAAAAAATGTATTTAGATTCTCCATGCACAAAGAGCGGGCTGTTTTCATGAAATAAATTCATCACGATAAGTTGCGGCTGCGGATCGTCAGGTGCAATCATCTGGAACTGGTGAACCAGCTTCCGGTCGTGGTAATATTTTTCCAACCCGAATTTAGCGTCCATGGCCGCCAGTTCCTCTGGGATAATTCCCGGCGAACTGTTATATGTAAATGGGGAAGCCAGAACCCGGTAGGTGCAGGGATAACCAGATTTTTCTACTGCCCTGCCGAGGAAATCCATTTGACAGTTTCCTAAAAAGTAAAGCATTCTGACTCCTTGATGATTGTTGTTTAACTATCAAGATTTCACTCTATTGCAGACTTACAGTCAACCCTAGAAGAATGAAAGAAATAAAGGTTGAAACATTTGTGCTTGGTCCACTTGAGACCAATTCCTACCTGCTCTCCAGCGGTTCTGAGGCAGTGGTCATTGACTGTGGAATGGAACCGGCCCCCATGCTGCAGGCCATTCGTGAGAGGGAACTGAATGTTCATTCCATCTACCTGACCCATATGCACCTTGATCATGTCGGCGGCGTAAGTGCACTGCAAAAACAGACCGGCGCCACGGTCTACGGCAACCACAACGATTTATATCTCAATGATATTCCTGTCAAAAACGGCGGTTCACTTGAATTCAAGAAACTGCTTGATTTTGAAATCACTGACTTGAAGCAGGGACGCAAAAATATCCTCGATAATCCGGTAATGATCATTGAAACTCCGGGACACACCCCCGGAAGCCTGTCCTACTTCTTTCCTGCTATGGGCTGCATCTTTGTCGGCGACCTGCTGTTCATGATTTCAGTCGGACGGACCGATCTGCCCGGAGGCAACAGCGATGAACTGCTCAGCTCCATCAGAAATAGAATTTTCATCCTTCCCGGCGAGACCCAAATATTTTC contains the following coding sequences:
- a CDS encoding substrate-binding periplasmic protein, which encodes MEISFATQDFFPFSYLENDKVAGPGAEIIREVCKEINVKCDIKLYPWRRSLAMCDKGQVQALFMVGKNKEREQKFYFSPPLIATEYGFFECMDKPVNYNGIESLRNMTIGTYGPSNTSYNLEKLTIDFKSNINIDITPDDLTQFRKLARCRVDAVYSNRDVGLAAIKRLNLNNIAYAGTEKSLNYYIVFSKTHTPSVLVRKFNLSLSLMKESGRLQQILLKYNLKAAY
- a CDS encoding MBL fold metallo-hydrolase codes for the protein MKEIKVETFVLGPLETNSYLLSSGSEAVVIDCGMEPAPMLQAIRERELNVHSIYLTHMHLDHVGGVSALQKQTGATVYGNHNDLYLNDIPVKNGGSLEFKKLLDFEITDLKQGRKNILDNPVMIIETPGHTPGSLSYFFPAMGCIFVGDLLFMISVGRTDLPGGNSDELLSSIRNRIFILPGETQIFSGHGPMTTIKHEMRNNPLFV